The Paenarthrobacter aurescens region TTCAGCCCGTCACGGACAAGGAGCGCTACGCCAAACTGATTGAGCGGACCCAATGGTGGGGACGCCAAATGGTGATCTACGGCGTTCACGTCCATGTGGGCATTGACCGCAGGGACAAGGTCCTCCCTATTCTGGACGGCCTGGTCAACTACTTCCCGCACTTCCAGGCATTATCCGCCTCCAGCCCTTACTGGGCAGGAGAAGAAACCGGCTACGCCTCCCAACGGGCGCTGATGTTCCAGCAGCTTCCCACCGCCGGCCTGCCCTTCCAGTTTGAGAGCTGGGAGGCGTACGAGTCCTACGTCCAGGACATGTTCACCACCGGCGTGATCGACTCGACGTCCGAAATCCGTTGGGACATCCGGCCAGTGTCCAATCTGGGCACCATCGAAATGCGCATCTGCGACGGCCTGGCCACTCTTGAAGAAGTAGGCGCCATTGCGGCGCTGACCCAATGCCTGGTTGACGAGTTCTCCACCATCCTTGACGCTGGGGGCAGCATCCCCACCATGCCGCCGTGGCATGTGCAGGAGAACAAATGGCGGGCCGCACGCTACGGCATGGAAGCCATCATCAT contains the following coding sequences:
- a CDS encoding glutamate--cysteine ligase gives rise to the protein MQIDFAPSRQSTLGVEWELALVNARTGELVSVANDVLKGVAANHPDLNEDDEHPHIKRELLLNTVELVTGICETVKDAKEDLSRSLAAVREVTDPMGVEVFCAGSHPFSPPLLQPVTDKERYAKLIERTQWWGRQMVIYGVHVHVGIDRRDKVLPILDGLVNYFPHFQALSASSPYWAGEETGYASQRALMFQQLPTAGLPFQFESWEAYESYVQDMFTTGVIDSTSEIRWDIRPVSNLGTIEMRICDGLATLEEVGAIAALTQCLVDEFSTILDAGGSIPTMPPWHVQENKWRAARYGMEAIIILDAEGNEQLVTDHLAGTVARLEPVAAKLGCSEELADVLKIIERGASYQRQRRVAAEHNGDLQAVVMDLVQQMRKGPDA